One Onychostoma macrolepis isolate SWU-2019 chromosome 10, ASM1243209v1, whole genome shotgun sequence genomic region harbors:
- the exosc8 gene encoding exosome complex component RRP43, with translation MRNNTSASHRSGGRARRSFYVTAASLHVVLLNIMAAGFKTAEPLEYHRSFLKENCRPDGRELGEFRPTTLNISSLSTADGSALVKIGNTTVICGVKAELTMPPSDAPNKGYIVPNVDLPPLCSSKFRPGPPGEQAQAASQFIADVIESSDLINMEELCIEKSKLCWVLYCDIMCLDYDGNLLDACIIVLLAALKNAQLPEVTINKDTDLAEVDIQKKRPLKINRHPVGSSFAVFDDSIIIVDPTAEEESLSTALLTVVTDEEDRLCAVHKPGGTSLSSEKLQHCINRAITRNKEISKLVGKVIESTKTAK, from the exons ATGAGGAACAACACTAGCGCCTCACACCGGAGCGGAGGACGCGCGCGACGCAGCTTTTACGTCACTGCGGCCAGTCTTCACGTGGTGCTTCTAAACATCATGGCGGCTGGTTTCAA aacCGCAGAGCCTCTAGAATATCACAGGAGCTTTTTG AAAGAAAACTGTCGTCCAGATGGAAGGGAATTGGGAGAGTTCAGACCCACAACCTTAAATATTA GCTCTTTATCTACAGCTGATGGATCAGCATTGGTGAAAATTGGAAACACAACAGTGATATGTGGGGTCAAAGCT GAGTTGACTATGCCACCATCTGATGCTCCAAATAAAGGATATATAG TCCCGAATGTAGATCTGCCTCCACTGTGCTCATCTAAATTCAGACCCGGTCCACCAGGAGAACAGGCTCAGGCGGCCAGCCAGTTTATCGCAGATGTCATTGAAAG TTCAGATTTAATAAATATGGAAGAATTGTGTATTGAAAAATCTAAG CTTTGTTGGGTGCTGTACTGTGATATTATGTGTTTGGATTACGACGGGAACTTACTTGACGCCTGCATCATAGTTCTGCTGGCAGCTTTAAAGAACG CACAACTCCCTGAAGTCACAATAAACAAAGATACAGATTTAGCAGAAGTTGACATCCAGAAGAAGAGGCCCTTGAAGATCAACCGGCATCCAGTTGGCTCATCGTTTGCAGTATTTGATGA CTCTATTATCATAGTCGACCCCACAGCAGAAGAAGAAAGCTTGTCAACAGCATTACTGACTGTGGTAACGGACGAGGAGGATCGACTCTGTGCCGTCCACAAACCAG GTGGGACGTCGTTATCCAGTGAGAAACTGCAACACTGCATAAATCGAGCCATAACGAGAAACAAAGAAATCAGCAAACTGGTGGGCAAAGTCATTGAGAGCACGAAGACGGcgaaataa
- the alg5 gene encoding dolichyl-phosphate beta-glucosyltransferase isoform X2 yields MDPPSLELSVVVPSYNEEIRLPVMMDEAMEYLEKRQKEKPSFTYEVIVVDDGSKDKTTEVAMKYTKKYGAQKVRVLTLVKNRGKGGAVRMGTLSSRGRLILMADADGATKFADIENVEEGLESISEKPDNMAISCGSRAHLEKESVAQRSMFRTFLMYGFHFLVWFFCVRGIKDTQCGFKLFTREAALKTFSSLHVERWAFDVELLFIAQCFDIPVVEVAVNWKEIEGSKLVPFWSWLQMGRDLVFIRLRYLTGAWRLEAERKTQ; encoded by the exons ATGGACCCTCCATCACTGGAGCTGTCTGTGGTTGTCCCGTCATACAACGAGGAAATCAGAT TGCCTGTTATGATGGATGAAGCTATGGAATACCTGGAGAAAAGACAG AAGGAGAAGCCATCTTTCACCTATGAAGTTATTGTGGTAGATGACGGCAGcaaagacaaaactacagag GTTGCCATGAAATACACAAAGAAGTATGGAGCACAAAAAGTGAGAGTTTTGACGTTGGTGAAGAACCGGGGAAAAGGCGGTGCAGTGAGAAtg GGAACTCTAAGCAGTCGCGGACGCCTCATTCTTATGGCTGATGCAGACGGAGCCACTAAATTTGCTGACATTGAAAACGTTGAAGAAGGTCTTGAGAGCATCAGTGAGAAGCCT GATAACATGGCGATCTCCTGTGGATCCAGAGCTCACCTGGAAAAAGAATCAGTGGCTCAG CGGTCTATGTTCCGAACATTTCTGATGTATGGATTCCACTTCCTGGTGTGGTTCTTCTGTGTGAGAGGGATTAAAGACACACAATGTGGTTTCAAGCTCTTCACCCGTGAAGCTGCCTTGAAAACCTTCTCCAGCCTGCATGTGGAACGCTG GGCATTTGATGTGGAACTTCTCTTCATTGCTCAGTGTTTTGATATCCCTGTAGTAGAAGTGGCTGTTAACTGGAAAGAGATTGAAG GGTCAAAGTTGGTGCCGTTCTGGAGTTGGCTACAGATGGGTCGGGATCTAGTCTTTATCAGACTGCGTTACCTCACTGGTGCCTGGAGGCTGGAGGCTGAGAGAAAAACTCAGTAG
- the alg5 gene encoding dolichyl-phosphate beta-glucosyltransferase isoform X1 has translation MFTGIWMMDFSLNYLLQFSVILALIVLLLVVVGVHVSAYTVDQTRHEKEKHFLTADGKEESFPSLMDPPSLELSVVVPSYNEEIRLPVMMDEAMEYLEKRQKEKPSFTYEVIVVDDGSKDKTTEVAMKYTKKYGAQKVRVLTLVKNRGKGGAVRMGTLSSRGRLILMADADGATKFADIENVEEGLESISEKPDNMAISCGSRAHLEKESVAQRSMFRTFLMYGFHFLVWFFCVRGIKDTQCGFKLFTREAALKTFSSLHVERWAFDVELLFIAQCFDIPVVEVAVNWKEIEGSKLVPFWSWLQMGRDLVFIRLRYLTGAWRLEAERKTQ, from the exons ATGTTCACTGGGATATGGATGATGGATTTCTCTTTAAATTACTTATTGCAGTTTTCTGTGATCCTGGCGCTGATCGTCTTACTATtg GTTGTTGTCGGTGTTCATGTCAGTGCTTACACAGTAGATCAGACTCGCCATGAGAAAGAGAAACACTTCTTGACTGCAGATGGCAAGGAGGAGTCTTTTCCCAGTCTGATGGACCCTCCATCACTGGAGCTGTCTGTGGTTGTCCCGTCATACAACGAGGAAATCAGAT TGCCTGTTATGATGGATGAAGCTATGGAATACCTGGAGAAAAGACAG AAGGAGAAGCCATCTTTCACCTATGAAGTTATTGTGGTAGATGACGGCAGcaaagacaaaactacagag GTTGCCATGAAATACACAAAGAAGTATGGAGCACAAAAAGTGAGAGTTTTGACGTTGGTGAAGAACCGGGGAAAAGGCGGTGCAGTGAGAAtg GGAACTCTAAGCAGTCGCGGACGCCTCATTCTTATGGCTGATGCAGACGGAGCCACTAAATTTGCTGACATTGAAAACGTTGAAGAAGGTCTTGAGAGCATCAGTGAGAAGCCT GATAACATGGCGATCTCCTGTGGATCCAGAGCTCACCTGGAAAAAGAATCAGTGGCTCAG CGGTCTATGTTCCGAACATTTCTGATGTATGGATTCCACTTCCTGGTGTGGTTCTTCTGTGTGAGAGGGATTAAAGACACACAATGTGGTTTCAAGCTCTTCACCCGTGAAGCTGCCTTGAAAACCTTCTCCAGCCTGCATGTGGAACGCTG GGCATTTGATGTGGAACTTCTCTTCATTGCTCAGTGTTTTGATATCCCTGTAGTAGAAGTGGCTGTTAACTGGAAAGAGATTGAAG GGTCAAAGTTGGTGCCGTTCTGGAGTTGGCTACAGATGGGTCGGGATCTAGTCTTTATCAGACTGCGTTACCTCACTGGTGCCTGGAGGCTGGAGGCTGAGAGAAAAACTCAGTAG